One part of the Candidatus Aquiluna sp. UB-MaderosW2red genome encodes these proteins:
- a CDS encoding glutamate synthase subunit beta — protein MADPRGFMKITDRETAVRRPVSVRIRDWKEVYEERSSGVIKEQASRCMDCGIPFCHAGCPLGNLIPEWNDLTHRGRNKEAIDRLHATNNFPEFTGRLCPAPCESACVLNISQPAVTIKEIEVSIINDAFDAGFVLPSIPERLTGKTVAVVGSGPAGLAAAQQLTRAGHTVAVFERDDRIGGLLRYGIPDFKMEKSHIDRRIAQMEAEGTRFRTGVDIGVDISWSDLQRRYDSVLIATGAMVPRNLMVPGRELIGVHYAMDYLVQSNKTVAGDTVTEQLSADGKHVVILGAGDTGADCLGTATRQGALSVNTLAIGNQPGDERGENQPWPMVANLFEVTSAHEEFGERLYKQSTVEFIGENGHVIGIKVAETEFIDGKRLPKPGTEHVIPADLVFLALGFVGPETASISEQLQAPLDTKGNVARDNRYKVVDGLFVAGDAGRGQSLIVWAIAEGRAAAAAIDEYLEGETELPFPVKPTDRPISVYS, from the coding sequence GTGGCTGACCCAAGAGGCTTTATGAAGATTACCGATCGCGAAACGGCCGTTCGGAGACCGGTTTCAGTGCGGATTAGGGATTGGAAAGAGGTTTACGAAGAGCGCTCCAGTGGGGTTATCAAGGAGCAAGCGAGCCGCTGTATGGATTGTGGAATTCCTTTTTGCCACGCCGGCTGCCCGCTGGGTAACCTGATTCCGGAGTGGAACGACCTGACTCACCGAGGGCGCAATAAGGAAGCGATCGATAGGTTGCATGCCACGAACAACTTCCCCGAGTTCACGGGTCGTCTTTGCCCTGCGCCTTGTGAAAGTGCCTGCGTTTTGAACATCAGTCAACCCGCGGTAACCATCAAAGAGATCGAAGTTTCCATCATTAACGATGCCTTTGATGCTGGATTCGTGCTCCCTTCGATCCCAGAGCGACTCACCGGAAAAACCGTCGCCGTGGTGGGTTCTGGACCTGCAGGGCTCGCGGCTGCGCAGCAGCTAACAAGAGCCGGACACACGGTTGCAGTATTTGAAAGAGATGACCGAATTGGTGGATTGCTTCGGTACGGGATTCCAGATTTCAAAATGGAGAAATCTCATATTGATAGACGAATTGCCCAGATGGAGGCGGAGGGCACCCGGTTTAGAACCGGAGTAGACATCGGAGTTGACATCAGCTGGAGTGACCTTCAAAGACGCTACGACTCGGTCCTGATTGCCACCGGGGCGATGGTTCCCAGAAATCTTATGGTTCCTGGTAGGGAGCTCATAGGTGTTCACTACGCAATGGATTACTTGGTTCAGTCCAATAAAACAGTTGCGGGGGACACCGTAACTGAGCAGCTAAGCGCCGATGGCAAGCATGTGGTCATTCTGGGAGCCGGCGACACCGGGGCTGACTGTCTTGGCACCGCCACTCGGCAGGGTGCCCTGAGCGTCAACACGCTTGCAATTGGAAACCAACCCGGTGATGAGCGAGGAGAGAATCAACCCTGGCCAATGGTCGCTAATCTCTTCGAAGTTACAAGTGCCCACGAGGAATTTGGCGAGCGGCTCTATAAGCAATCAACGGTCGAGTTCATCGGCGAAAATGGCCACGTTATTGGCATAAAGGTCGCCGAAACCGAATTTATCGACGGAAAAAGGCTTCCAAAACCCGGAACAGAGCATGTCATCCCGGCGGACTTGGTGTTTTTAGCCCTAGGCTTTGTGGGTCCCGAGACGGCAAGCATTTCCGAACAGTTACAAGCACCGCTTGACACTAAAGGTAATGTTGCCAGGGATAACCGATATAAGGTCGTAGATGGATTGTTTGTTGCTGGTGACGCAGGTCGTGGGCAATCACTAATCGTTTGGGCCATAGCAGAGGGTCGCGCCGCCGCCGCCGCGATTGATGAGTATCTCGAAGGTGAGACAGAGCTTCCGTTTCCGGTGAAGCCCACTGATAGGCCAATTTCGGTCTACAGCTAA
- the pyk gene encoding pyruvate kinase, producing the protein MRRAKIVATFGPAVADYEMARAIIEAGVDIGRLNLSHGSHAVHEAVYATIREAATDLNKPVGILVDLQGPKIRLGKFAEDKVFLANGATFKITIDDILGDVNICSTTYKGLVGDVKPGDELLIDDGRIGLRATAVDATTVTCIVEVGGQVSNNKGINLPGVAVNVPALSEKDEDDLRWALKLGADMIALSFVRNAKDIVRVHEIMAEEGTFLPVIAKIEKPQAVAALEEIIDAFDGVMVARGDLGVELPLEQVPLVQKRAVELARRWAKPVIVATQMLESMITASRPTRAETSDVANAVLDGADALMLSGETSIGEFPLETVKVMAKIIESTEENGLERIPQLGTKPHTHSGAVVRAAMDIAELLGSKYVCVFTESGDTLKRVSRLRSRIPILAFTPNEEVRRQMSLVWGATTFKADPVKHTDDMIKQVDEIVLASGKCRVGDEVVIVAGSPPGIPGSTNSLRVHRVGDAVNQAAPGYAS; encoded by the coding sequence ATGAGACGCGCGAAAATTGTGGCCACGTTTGGCCCGGCAGTTGCAGATTACGAAATGGCAAGGGCAATTATTGAGGCTGGGGTTGACATTGGCAGACTAAACCTTAGCCACGGCAGTCACGCGGTCCACGAGGCTGTCTATGCGACCATACGCGAAGCCGCAACCGATCTAAATAAGCCCGTGGGTATCTTGGTAGACCTTCAAGGTCCAAAGATTCGGCTTGGAAAATTTGCCGAAGATAAGGTGTTTTTGGCAAACGGTGCCACCTTCAAAATCACCATTGATGACATTTTGGGCGACGTGAACATTTGCTCCACCACCTATAAAGGCTTGGTCGGAGACGTGAAGCCCGGTGACGAGCTGTTGATAGACGATGGCAGAATCGGGCTTCGAGCCACAGCGGTAGATGCCACTACCGTCACCTGCATAGTTGAAGTTGGTGGACAGGTTTCGAATAACAAGGGAATCAACCTTCCAGGCGTTGCGGTAAACGTGCCGGCGCTAAGTGAAAAGGACGAGGACGACCTTCGCTGGGCCCTGAAGCTCGGCGCTGACATGATTGCCTTGAGTTTCGTAAGAAATGCAAAAGACATAGTTCGCGTTCACGAGATCATGGCCGAAGAGGGAACCTTCTTGCCGGTTATTGCAAAGATCGAAAAGCCTCAGGCGGTTGCAGCCCTAGAAGAAATTATCGATGCATTCGATGGCGTGATGGTAGCCCGAGGTGACCTGGGTGTTGAGCTTCCCTTGGAGCAGGTGCCGCTTGTGCAAAAGCGTGCCGTTGAGCTCGCAAGACGCTGGGCAAAGCCGGTCATAGTGGCAACCCAAATGCTAGAGAGCATGATTACTGCATCTCGACCGACGCGTGCCGAGACCTCGGATGTGGCAAACGCAGTGCTAGACGGTGCCGATGCCCTGATGCTTTCGGGTGAGACCTCGATTGGTGAATTCCCTCTAGAAACCGTCAAAGTAATGGCAAAAATTATTGAATCCACCGAGGAAAATGGCCTTGAGCGAATTCCTCAGTTGGGCACCAAGCCGCACACCCATTCGGGGGCCGTAGTTAGGGCTGCAATGGACATTGCAGAGCTTTTGGGATCCAAGTACGTGTGCGTTTTCACCGAGTCGGGAGATACGCTCAAGCGCGTCTCAAGGCTCCGTTCTCGAATTCCAATCCTCGCCTTCACACCAAACGAAGAGGTCCGCCGCCAGATGTCGCTAGTTTGGGGAGCAACCACCTTCAAGGCGGACCCTGTAAAGCACACCGACGACATGATCAAGCAGGTAGATGAGATTGTTCTGGCCTCGGGCAAGTGTCGGGTCGGCGACGAGGTTGTAATCGTTGCCGGTTCACCTCCTGGAATACCGGGTTCAACCAACAGTTTGCGCGTTCACCGAGTTGGGGACGCCGTTAATCAGGCAGCTCCGGGTTACGCGAGCTAA
- a CDS encoding ANTAR domain-containing response regulator, which yields MQEPLRVIVIEDESLIRMDVVATLQEAGYEVIGEGADGEEAIRLATELEPDLVVMDIKMPKLDGISAAEKIAELKIPVVLLTAFSQSDLVARAATAGAMAYVTKPFKPADLLPAIQMALSRHEELLSLEAEVTDLNERLETRKLMDRAKGLLQGKMQLSEPDAFRWIQKASMDRRLTMAQVAKTVIEQLGEK from the coding sequence ATGCAAGAGCCACTGAGAGTAATAGTCATTGAAGACGAGAGTCTGATCCGCATGGATGTGGTGGCCACCTTGCAGGAGGCTGGTTACGAGGTGATTGGCGAAGGTGCCGATGGCGAGGAAGCCATTCGTTTGGCAACCGAGTTGGAGCCCGATTTAGTTGTAATGGACATCAAAATGCCAAAACTTGACGGGATTAGTGCAGCCGAAAAAATAGCCGAGCTAAAGATTCCCGTCGTTCTGCTGACCGCTTTTTCTCAATCGGATCTGGTCGCACGTGCCGCAACGGCCGGAGCGATGGCCTATGTCACCAAACCCTTTAAGCCGGCGGATTTGCTCCCGGCAATTCAAATGGCACTCTCCAGGCATGAAGAACTGCTGTCGTTGGAAGCTGAAGTTACTGATCTTAACGAGAGATTAGAAACTCGAAAGCTCATGGATAGAGCCAAGGGTCTCCTGCAGGGCAAGATGCAGCTCAGTGAGCCGGATGCTTTCCGCTGGATTCAAAAGGCGTCAATGGATCGCCGCCTGACTATGGCTCAGGTTGCTAAAACCGTTATTGAGCAGCTGGGCGAAAAGTAG
- a CDS encoding PaaI family thioesterase: MKQRGLGPLAEKMGIVLIELSAEKAVATMPVLGNTQPIGLLHGGAHVVLAESLGSFAANVHAHPWGFAVGIELNASHHSAISEGLVTGTCTAVKLGKTLTTHEIKMTDEAGKLLSTVRITNYLRPKV; encoded by the coding sequence ATGAAACAGCGCGGCCTCGGCCCGCTGGCCGAAAAAATGGGAATTGTGCTAATCGAACTCAGCGCCGAAAAGGCCGTCGCGACCATGCCGGTTTTGGGTAATACGCAGCCGATTGGTTTATTGCACGGCGGCGCTCACGTGGTGTTGGCTGAATCACTCGGAAGCTTTGCAGCCAATGTTCACGCGCATCCCTGGGGATTTGCGGTGGGTATTGAGCTAAATGCTTCGCATCACTCTGCCATCTCGGAGGGGCTGGTCACCGGCACCTGCACCGCCGTGAAGTTAGGGAAAACCCTCACCACCCACGAAATCAAAATGACTGATGAGGCCGGGAAGCTCTTATCCACCGTGCGCATCACAAACTACCTGAGACCGAAAGTCTAA
- the polA gene encoding DNA polymerase I encodes MSSLQKPTLLLIDGHSLAFRAFYALSPDNFKNAQGQHTNAVHGFISMMLNILELEKPTHLCVAFDVSRESFRTIELPEYKGTRGETPEEFLGQTELLVEALNAMNISSVSRQNFEADDLLASLAFQGEQAGMNVLVVSGDRDTFQLIRETVTVLYPVKGVMNLARMNDTAVYEKYGVHAIQYPELAALVGETSDNLKGIPGVGPKTAAKWIQQFGSLTAILEHASEIPGKVGESLREHQELAVRNRRLNHLLTDLEFDFSIEDLKLGPVNESALQEVFAKLSFRTLLTRVLKLRGSNGSQHNAIRAEIEPDSNPAMDSAQSTAVAAKRSVIDLPTEPPKAQVANLETLLNLIQSGGAAISIEIAESKIVGCGVATKDARFTWDGQDTAGLIVLIESGGFSAWDSKGLSRRLNAIGLKLGQVSDDALLACYLNDPVAKDVNPDAMLRTHAGIDIIREDANQLLAESDPSLDAWIYACLMAVMIPELEGQDALGVYRDIEIPASRVLAAMEQRGIAIDKGILQAQFEDLTEEVNAIAAQAYSIIGHEVNLASPKQLQAVLFEELGMQGTRSVKTGFSTNAEALATLFEQTEHPFLERLLAHRDASKLKQIAETLMKAIEPDGRIHTSYSQVGTSTGRLSSENPNLQNIPIKTVRGQKLRSAFIAGKDFETLLTADYSQIEMRIMAHLSEDEGLIQAFNAGEDLHSFVGSRIYGVEPSEVDAGMRSKVKAMSYGLVYGLSEFGLGRQLRITGAEAKQLMSDYFARFGGVKTYLDQVVQRAKALGYTATIYGRRRPFPDLNSKIFQVRENARRAALNAPIQGTAADVMKLAMIKVFDEMNARGLKSELLLQVHDELVFAVAPGELETLTKLATETMRDIVILSVPLEVHIGVGANWELAGH; translated from the coding sequence ATGAGTTCCCTACAAAAGCCTACTCTTTTGCTAATTGATGGTCATTCACTAGCGTTTCGGGCCTTTTACGCCCTTAGTCCAGATAACTTCAAGAATGCGCAAGGCCAGCACACCAACGCTGTGCACGGCTTTATCTCGATGATGCTAAACATCCTTGAGCTCGAAAAACCCACTCACCTTTGTGTGGCGTTCGACGTGTCTCGAGAGAGCTTCAGAACTATCGAGCTTCCTGAATATAAGGGCACTAGGGGTGAGACGCCAGAGGAATTTCTCGGTCAAACCGAGCTCTTGGTCGAGGCGCTAAACGCCATGAACATCAGTTCGGTCTCAAGGCAAAATTTTGAGGCTGATGATTTGCTGGCATCTCTGGCCTTTCAAGGCGAGCAAGCAGGCATGAATGTACTTGTAGTTTCTGGAGACCGAGACACCTTTCAGCTGATTCGCGAAACAGTCACCGTTCTATACCCCGTTAAGGGTGTGATGAACCTAGCGAGAATGAATGACACGGCCGTTTATGAGAAATACGGCGTCCACGCTATTCAGTACCCGGAATTAGCGGCATTGGTGGGGGAGACCAGTGACAACCTGAAAGGCATCCCAGGGGTCGGACCCAAAACCGCTGCCAAGTGGATTCAGCAATTCGGATCACTCACCGCGATCCTCGAGCACGCATCAGAGATCCCGGGCAAAGTCGGCGAGAGCCTCAGAGAACACCAAGAACTGGCGGTTAGAAACCGCAGGCTAAACCACCTATTGACTGACCTTGAATTTGATTTTTCAATCGAAGATCTCAAGCTCGGCCCAGTTAATGAGTCAGCGCTGCAAGAGGTCTTTGCTAAATTGTCGTTCCGCACCCTTTTGACTCGAGTTCTCAAACTACGCGGCTCAAACGGGTCTCAACACAACGCGATACGCGCTGAAATTGAACCTGATAGCAATCCGGCCATGGACTCAGCCCAATCAACTGCCGTCGCGGCCAAAAGGTCGGTAATTGATCTTCCCACCGAGCCGCCAAAAGCCCAAGTTGCAAATCTTGAGACACTGTTGAACCTTATTCAATCGGGTGGCGCGGCTATTTCGATAGAGATTGCCGAGTCCAAGATTGTTGGCTGCGGAGTTGCCACCAAAGATGCGCGGTTCACCTGGGACGGTCAGGATACGGCCGGACTTATCGTGCTCATCGAAAGTGGCGGCTTCAGCGCTTGGGACTCCAAGGGTCTTTCCAGAAGACTTAATGCCATCGGATTGAAACTGGGTCAAGTTTCAGACGATGCCCTACTGGCTTGCTATCTAAATGATCCGGTCGCAAAAGATGTAAACCCCGATGCGATGCTTCGAACCCATGCCGGCATCGACATTATTCGCGAGGATGCAAATCAACTTTTGGCCGAATCGGATCCATCCTTGGATGCTTGGATTTACGCGTGCCTGATGGCTGTCATGATTCCAGAGCTCGAAGGCCAAGATGCCCTGGGGGTCTACCGAGATATCGAGATTCCCGCTTCCAGAGTGCTAGCTGCAATGGAGCAGCGAGGTATTGCGATTGACAAAGGTATTTTGCAGGCTCAATTCGAGGATCTCACCGAGGAGGTCAATGCAATCGCCGCCCAGGCCTACTCAATCATCGGCCACGAAGTTAATCTCGCTTCTCCTAAGCAGCTCCAGGCAGTGCTGTTCGAAGAGCTCGGCATGCAGGGCACTCGGAGTGTGAAAACTGGCTTTTCGACCAACGCCGAGGCGCTGGCAACTTTATTCGAACAAACCGAGCATCCATTTTTGGAGCGCCTTCTTGCACACCGGGATGCCAGCAAGCTAAAGCAAATCGCTGAAACTCTAATGAAGGCAATCGAACCAGATGGCAGAATTCACACCAGTTATTCTCAGGTCGGAACTTCAACCGGCAGGCTTTCTTCAGAAAACCCAAACCTGCAAAACATTCCGATAAAGACGGTTCGAGGTCAAAAGCTGCGCAGTGCGTTTATTGCGGGTAAGGATTTTGAAACTCTCCTCACCGCCGACTACTCGCAGATTGAGATGCGGATTATGGCGCATCTTTCCGAAGATGAAGGATTAATCCAAGCCTTCAATGCCGGCGAGGACCTGCACAGTTTTGTCGGCTCAAGAATATACGGAGTTGAGCCAAGCGAAGTCGACGCTGGTATGCGATCTAAAGTCAAGGCGATGAGCTACGGACTGGTGTACGGGCTCAGCGAGTTTGGGCTCGGGAGACAGTTGCGGATTACCGGTGCCGAGGCTAAACAGCTAATGAGCGACTACTTCGCTAGATTCGGCGGGGTCAAGACATATCTCGACCAAGTCGTGCAGCGGGCTAAAGCACTCGGCTACACGGCAACAATTTACGGCAGAAGAAGGCCTTTCCCCGATCTTAACTCCAAGATCTTTCAGGTGCGCGAGAACGCCCGTAGGGCGGCGTTGAACGCACCGATTCAAGGAACTGCGGCGGATGTCATGAAGCTCGCCATGATCAAGGTCTTCGACGAAATGAACGCTCGCGGACTCAAGTCCGAGCTTTTATTGCAGGTTCACGATGAATTGGTGTTTGCAGTAGCCCCCGGCGAACTCGAAACCCTCACGAAACTGGCAACCGAAACCATGCGAGACATCGTGATACTAAGCGTTCCCCTAGAAGTCCATATCGGTGTCGGGGCGAACTGGGAACTGGCAGGGCACTAG
- the rpsA gene encoding 30S ribosomal protein S1, translated as MATTATAKPVQVAVNDIGSKEEFLAAVEATLKFFNDGDLISGIVVKIDRDEVLLDVGYKTEGVIPSRELSIRQDANPSDIVKVGDAIEALVLQKEDKEGRLILSKKRAQYERAWGDVEKIKEADGVVTGTVIEIVKGGVIVDIGLRGFLPASLIELRRVRDLAPYLGTEVEAKILELDKNRNNVVLSRRALLEQSQSASRTTFMNDLVKGQVRTGVVSSIVNFGAFIDLGGVDGLVHVSELSWKHIEHASEVVEVGQEVTVEVLEVDQERERVSLSLKATQEDPWQLFARTHAIGQYIPGKVTKIVPFGAFVRVADGIEGLVHISELSARHVEHADQVVSVNQEVFVKLIDIDLERRRISLSLKQALEEVDAQGTEFNPVLYGMSADYDENGQYRYPEGFDPATSEWKAGFEEARTKWEAEYAEAHARWELHKVQAKESAAHLAALPETPAPSMEASASSGTASDQGTLADDESLAALRDKLSGDKA; from the coding sequence ATGGCAACTACAGCAACTGCAAAACCCGTTCAGGTAGCAGTCAACGACATTGGCTCCAAAGAAGAATTTCTAGCCGCAGTCGAAGCAACTCTCAAGTTTTTCAACGATGGAGACCTAATCTCCGGCATCGTCGTGAAGATTGATCGCGATGAGGTCCTCCTAGACGTTGGTTATAAAACCGAAGGCGTGATCCCATCCCGCGAGCTCTCCATCCGCCAGGATGCGAACCCGAGTGACATCGTCAAGGTTGGCGATGCAATTGAGGCCCTTGTTCTTCAAAAAGAAGATAAAGAAGGCCGACTAATTTTGTCCAAGAAGCGCGCACAGTACGAGCGCGCTTGGGGTGATGTGGAGAAGATCAAGGAAGCCGATGGCGTAGTCACCGGTACCGTGATTGAAATCGTGAAGGGCGGTGTCATTGTTGACATCGGACTTCGCGGCTTCTTGCCAGCATCGCTGATTGAACTACGCCGTGTTCGCGACCTTGCTCCCTATTTGGGCACCGAGGTTGAGGCCAAGATACTAGAACTAGACAAGAACCGGAACAATGTTGTGCTTTCGCGTCGTGCCCTATTGGAGCAGAGTCAAAGTGCAAGCCGCACCACCTTCATGAATGACCTAGTAAAGGGTCAAGTTCGTACCGGTGTGGTTTCCTCAATCGTAAACTTCGGTGCGTTCATTGACCTAGGTGGAGTGGACGGTCTAGTTCACGTCTCCGAGTTGAGCTGGAAGCACATCGAGCACGCCAGCGAGGTAGTAGAAGTTGGTCAAGAGGTTACCGTTGAGGTTCTAGAGGTAGACCAGGAGCGCGAGCGCGTTTCGTTGTCACTCAAAGCAACCCAGGAAGACCCATGGCAGCTGTTTGCTCGCACCCACGCGATTGGGCAGTACATCCCAGGCAAGGTCACCAAAATTGTTCCGTTCGGAGCATTTGTTCGAGTGGCTGACGGCATCGAGGGACTTGTCCACATCTCCGAACTTTCGGCCAGACATGTTGAGCACGCCGACCAGGTTGTTTCCGTGAACCAGGAAGTCTTTGTGAAGCTAATCGACATCGACCTAGAGCGTCGTAGAATCTCCCTATCGCTAAAGCAGGCACTTGAAGAAGTGGATGCTCAGGGCACCGAGTTCAACCCGGTACTCTACGGAATGAGTGCGGACTATGACGAAAACGGTCAGTACCGCTACCCAGAGGGCTTTGACCCTGCAACCAGCGAATGGAAGGCAGGCTTCGAAGAAGCTCGCACCAAGTGGGAAGCAGAATACGCCGAAGCCCATGCTCGCTGGGAACTCCACAAGGTTCAGGCCAAGGAATCTGCAGCACACCTAGCTGCTTTGCCAGAAACCCCAGCCCCATCCATGGAAGCCTCAGCGTCCTCCGGAACAGCTTCAGACCAGGGAACTCTGGCTGACGACGAGTCGCTTGCCGCTTTGCGCGACAAGCTCTCCGGTGATAAGGCCTAA
- the coaE gene encoding dephospho-CoA kinase (Dephospho-CoA kinase (CoaE) performs the final step in coenzyme A biosynthesis.), with the protein MLIGLTGGIGSGKSTVARRWVELGATEIDADLLAREAVEPESEGLTLLVEEFGAGILQPTGELDRGLLAALIFGDEVARLKVEAILHPLIQELAAKRVAATSGVIIYSIPLMVETQSKLRFDKIVAISCSEKTRITRLIKTRAMTVEQARLRVDAQASDAEREAIADFVINSDCSLPELISRADVIYASLSA; encoded by the coding sequence GTGCTTATCGGATTAACCGGCGGGATCGGTTCAGGTAAATCCACCGTCGCCAGGCGCTGGGTTGAATTGGGAGCGACTGAAATAGACGCGGACCTTTTAGCCAGGGAGGCAGTTGAGCCCGAAAGTGAAGGCCTCACTCTCCTAGTCGAAGAATTTGGTGCTGGAATTTTGCAGCCAACCGGAGAACTGGATCGCGGCCTTCTCGCTGCCCTGATTTTTGGGGATGAGGTGGCTCGCCTAAAGGTTGAAGCGATTCTTCATCCGCTGATCCAAGAGCTCGCAGCAAAAAGAGTTGCCGCGACTTCTGGGGTCATCATTTATTCAATTCCTCTGATGGTAGAGACTCAATCGAAACTGCGCTTTGACAAAATTGTCGCAATTAGTTGCAGCGAAAAGACCAGAATTACGAGACTTATCAAAACTCGCGCAATGACAGTAGAGCAAGCCCGTCTAAGAGTTGATGCTCAAGCCAGCGATGCTGAGCGCGAAGCAATTGCTGATTTTGTTATCAATTCGGATTGCTCCTTGCCGGAGTTGATTAGTCGGGCTGATGTGATTTACGCATCTTTGAGCGCATAG
- the uvrB gene encoding excinuclease ABC subunit UvrB, whose amino-acid sequence MLDDVRPFRAVTPFEPSGDQPQAIREITERLTNGERDVVLLGATGTGKSATTAWVIEKLQRPTLVIAHNKTLAAQLASELREMFPENAVEYFVSYYDYYQPEAYVPQTDTFIEKDSTINEEVERLRYSATMSLLSRRDVIVVATVSCIYGLGAPKEYLAQSLPLQVGQKIDRDELIRALVAIQYQRNDVEFTRGNFRVKGDTLEIIAVYDEEATRIEFFGDEIEKIYRIHSLTGEILMERDSVAIYPASYYVAPPEKMALAIEAIEEELETTYKDFERQGKLLEAQRIKMRTTFDIESIKELGFCSGIENYSRHIDGRAQGEPSACLLDYFPDDFLTVIDESHVTVSQIGAMSMGDASRKRTLVEHGFRLPSAMDNRPLRFEEFLQRTGQTLYLSATPSKYELGLADGVVEQIIRPTGLVDPQIVVKPSKGQIDDLLEEIRLRTERNERVLVTTLTKRLAEEVTEYFTEMGVRVRYLHSDVDTLRRVEILRELRQGLFDVLVGINLLREGLDLPEVSLVSILDADKEGFLRSTTSLIQTIGRAARNINGEVHMYADRITNSMERAIDETNRRREKQVAYNLENGIDPQPLRKKIADITDQLMREEIDTQSLIDSLKKDSKVKGQAPKMRGRKDIGAKGAEHLLGIILDLDAQMKLAASELKFELAGRIRDEIGELKKELRQLEAAGHA is encoded by the coding sequence ATGCTTGATGATGTCAGACCCTTTCGCGCGGTAACTCCATTTGAACCATCTGGGGACCAGCCACAAGCCATCAGGGAAATCACCGAGCGACTGACAAATGGCGAGCGGGACGTAGTTTTGCTCGGCGCTACCGGAACCGGAAAGTCTGCAACAACTGCCTGGGTGATAGAAAAACTGCAACGCCCGACCCTTGTTATTGCGCACAATAAAACCCTGGCTGCTCAATTAGCCTCAGAGCTCAGGGAAATGTTCCCAGAAAACGCCGTCGAGTATTTTGTGAGCTATTACGACTACTACCAGCCCGAGGCATACGTGCCACAAACTGACACTTTTATTGAGAAGGACTCCACTATTAACGAGGAGGTGGAGCGGCTGCGCTATTCGGCCACCATGTCGCTATTATCCCGCCGGGATGTAATTGTGGTCGCAACCGTTTCTTGTATATATGGCCTTGGTGCCCCGAAGGAATACCTCGCCCAATCTTTACCCTTGCAGGTTGGGCAGAAGATTGATAGAGACGAATTGATTCGAGCACTAGTTGCTATTCAGTATCAAAGAAATGATGTTGAGTTCACTCGAGGAAATTTCAGGGTCAAGGGGGACACTCTTGAGATCATTGCGGTTTACGACGAAGAGGCCACCAGGATTGAATTTTTTGGCGATGAAATAGAAAAGATTTACCGCATTCATTCTTTGACCGGCGAGATTCTGATGGAGCGCGACTCAGTGGCAATCTACCCGGCCAGCTACTACGTAGCACCGCCCGAAAAGATGGCCCTAGCAATAGAAGCCATCGAGGAAGAGCTAGAGACAACCTATAAGGATTTTGAGCGTCAAGGCAAGCTCTTAGAAGCTCAAAGAATCAAGATGCGCACCACCTTTGACATCGAGTCAATCAAGGAGCTTGGTTTCTGCTCCGGTATTGAGAACTACTCCAGACACATTGATGGCCGAGCTCAAGGTGAACCCTCCGCCTGCTTGCTCGATTATTTTCCAGATGACTTCCTAACCGTGATCGACGAATCGCACGTTACCGTGTCACAAATTGGTGCTATGTCGATGGGAGACGCATCGCGCAAGCGAACCCTGGTTGAGCATGGTTTTAGGCTGCCGTCGGCTATGGATAATAGACCGCTTCGATTTGAAGAATTCCTTCAACGAACTGGTCAAACCCTTTATCTTTCAGCAACCCCATCAAAATACGAGCTCGGTTTAGCAGATGGCGTAGTCGAGCAAATAATTCGCCCGACCGGCCTGGTTGACCCTCAGATTGTGGTGAAGCCATCCAAGGGTCAAATCGATGACTTGCTCGAGGAAATTAGGCTTCGTACCGAACGCAATGAGCGTGTTCTAGTTACAACACTGACCAAGCGCCTAGCCGAAGAAGTCACCGAGTACTTCACCGAGATGGGCGTGCGCGTTAGGTACTTGCACTCCGATGTTGACACCCTGCGAAGGGTGGAAATCCTGCGCGAATTGCGTCAGGGGCTTTTCGATGTGCTGGTAGGAATCAACCTTCTGAGAGAGGGTCTTGATTTACCTGAGGTTTCCTTAGTCTCGATTCTCGATGCGGATAAGGAGGGCTTTCTGCGCTCCACAACCTCGCTCATTCAGACCATTGGAAGGGCTGCGAGAAACATAAATGGCGAGGTCCACATGTATGCCGATCGAATTACCAACTCGATGGAGCGTGCGATCGATGAGACCAACCGCAGGCGCGAGAAGCAAGTTGCCTATAACCTTGAAAACGGCATTGACCCGCAGCCGCTTCGGAAAAAGATTGCCGACATTACTGATCAGTTGATGCGAGAAGAAATTGACACCCAGTCCCTGATTGACTCACTAAAAAAAGACAGCAAAGTCAAAGGTCAAGCGCCTAAAATGCGCGGCCGCAAAGACATCGGCGCCAAAGGCGCCGAACACCTTCTTGGCATAATTCTTGACCTTGACGCCCAGATGAAATTAGCGGCCAGCGAGCTCAAGTTCGAGCTGGCAGGAAGAATAAGAGACGAAATTGGGGAGCTTAAGAAAGAGCTTAGACAATTGGAAGCTGCCGGCCATGCGTAA